DNA from Mycolicibacterium alvei:
ACCGCATGGCCGACGACGCCGCCCGGACCTGCTCCAGAATCTCGGCGGTGGACAGGTTGCGCTTCAGTCCGCCCTGTCCGGTGGCGCAGAACGGACAGGCCATGCCGCAACCGGCCTGCGACGAGATACACACGGTGTTGCGCTGCGGATAGCGCATCAGCACCGATTCGAACGTGGTGCCGTCGCCTCCACGCCACAGCGTCTTACGGGTCTCCCCCGCGTCGCACTGGATCTGCTTGACCGGATCGATCAGGGTCGGGAACAGAGCCTCGGCCACCTGGTCGCGCACGGCGGCGGGCAGATCGGTCATCTGCTTCGGATCGGCGATCAGCCGGCCGTAATACTGGTTGGCCAGCTGTTTGGCCCGAAATTTCGGCAACCCCAGTTCGGCGACCGCCTCGGCCCGGCCGTCCTCGTCGAGGTCGGCAAGGTGTCGCGGCGGCATGGTGCGTCGCGGGGCCTCGAAGACCAGCGGTAGGGGCTTACTTTCGGCAGACATAACACCTCCAGTATCCAGCACCGTCATTGCGCGTGAACACCGCCGAGTTGTAACGTGTTCTAAAACCAGAGTGAGCACTCTGGTTTTACTTGCGTAAGCACGAGAGGATCGGTCAGTGCCGTTCCAAGACAGCCTCCACGGCAGTCGTCAGATGTTCGGCACGGACAGTCGAGTCCATGGCAACCGAGGTAATTTCGTCATTTCCGAACACGGCAGGCAGGAACGCGTAGGAGTACACGATCCGGAACGCGGTATCGGCAGCGGCGGCACTGCACCCGAATCGCTCGGTGAGCACGCGGTCGAAGTCCCGTGCGAAGGAATGACTCCACGCCACGCCGGCCGCCCTCATGTCCGGGTCGTCGCGGCCCAGACTGACGAACACGAAGAGCAGGGCCCGATTGGCCGCGATGGCGTCGAGGAACATCGCGACGAATCCCGCCACGAACAATTGCCTGTCCGAGCTGGAATACCAAGGCGCCAAACGATATTCGCTCGATTCGCTGAGGCGTGCCAAGAATCTGGCATGGGCTTCCACCAGCAGCTGCCGACGGTCGGCGAATCGATGGTAGATGGCACCGTTGGACACTCCGGAACGCTCGCTGACCGCGACGATCGTCAAGTTCTGCGATCCCGACTCGGTCAGGATCTCCAGCACGGCGTCGAGCACCCGGGAAGCCGTCACCTGACTGCGCCGCTGAACCGCAGGACGCCTTCCTGGAATCTCGACAGCCTCACTCATCAAAGCCAACTGTAAGTGCGTGATGGAACCAGACAAGAAGGAGCCGTGCGACATGGTCGACGTTCAGAGGCTTTTATCCGATATCGCGCGCGTCGCACCCTTCGTGCCACCCCAGGACCCGGTACCGGTCACCTTCAACTTCGACCAGGGCATTCCGTCCGCGGAGACATTTCCGATCTCCACGCTTGACCACCTCCTCAGCGACGTTCTCAAACGCGACGGCGCACGCGCCCTGGAGTACGTATCGCTGGATGTGGACGGTCCCGGCGACCAGATCGTCTACGGCAACTCCGGCTACGCCGAGCTCGTCCTGGGCAGTCTGCACCTGCGCCGCGAGCTGGCGAAGTGGGTGGGTGAGCGCAGCGCGCGCACCGATCTCGGCCCGGACAGTCTGATCATCACGTCGGGTTCGGTGCAGGCCATCGCCCTGGCCATCAACGCGCTGGTGAATCCGGGCGACGGCGTGCTGGTGGAGGCCGCGACATTCCCCTACGCCCTGAGGTACGCAAAGATGCGCGGCGCCGACATCCGGCCCGTAAAGATCGATCAGGACGGGCTGGACCCCGACGCGCTGGAGTTGCGACTGAAGGAAATGAGAGCCGCCGGGGTGGTTCCGAAGCTGCTGTACATCGTGGCCACGTTCCAGCTTCCGACCTGCGTGTCAACGTCGGAGCCGCGACGCAGGCGCATCCTGGAACTGGCAGACGAGTACGACTTCCTGATCCTCGAGGACAACATCTACGGCGACCTGCGCTACCACGGCGAGCCGATCCCCACGCTGCTGTCCATGGACACCCAGGGCAGGGTGATGCAGTCGCACGGATTCAGCAAGACCGTGGCGCCCGCGCTGAGAATCGGCTGGATGGCCGGACCCGAGGAGCTGATCAGCGGATTGGGTTCGGTACGTCAGGATTTGGGCCCGAGCCTGTGGACCTGCCGCGCACTGGCGCAGTTCGTGGCATCCGGTGGTTTCGACAAGCAGATCGACCGCGCCAACGACGTGTACCGGCGAAAGCTCGACGTCGCGGTGACCGCCGTTCGGGAACACTGCGGTCCCTGGGTGACGTTCTCGGTACCCGAAGGCGGCTTCTACCTGTGGCTCAAGTTGTCCGATCACGTCGACTGGCGCGAAGTTCGGCGCCGGTCCGCCGAGGGCGGCGTGGCATTCCGTCCGGGCGAGCGGTTCATGGTCGACAGTGCCGCCGCCGACGGAGCAGGTTACCTGCGGCTGGCCTACAGCCACGTCGATGACGACGAAATGCGAAGGGGCATAGCGATCCTGGGCGAGGCCATCCGCGAATCGGTGGTCAGGTGAAGGTCATCGCCGAGGGCCTGACGTTCCCGGAGTGCCCGCGCTGGCATGACAACGCCCTGTGGTTCTCCGACCAGCACGCCGGCACCGTTTTCCGGCTGGTGCCCGGACAGCCAGCCGAACCGGTACTCGATGTGGCCGGCCGGCCGTCGGGCCTCGGATGGACACCGGACGGCGATCTGCTGGTGGTGTCCATGCTGAACCGGAAGCTGCTGCGCTACGACGGTCAGACCACCACGACGGTGGCCGACCTGTCGCCGTACCACCGCGGACCGAGCAACGACATGCTCGTCGACGACGCCGGCCGGGCCTACATCGGCGACATCGGCTTCGACTACTACGACGGGGGCTCCCCCACCCCGACGAAACTCATCAGGGTGGACCCGACCGGCGAGGTTCAGGTGGTCTCCGGCGACGTCCTGGTGCCCAACGGTATGGCCCTGACCGAGGGCGGAACGCGGCTCATCGTCGCCGAGTCACTGGCCCGCCGGCTCACCAGCTTTCACCGGGACCCCGACGGCACCCTGTCGGATCAGCAGGTGTTCGCCGACCTCGGTCGCCGGGTCCCCGACGGGATCTGCGCGGACCCGACCGGTGCGGTGTGGTTCGCCTCGCCCAATTCCAAGGCCGTTGTTCGCGTCGACCGAACCGGCACGGAAACCCATGTCCTCGGCACGGACAGTTGGTACCCGGTGGCCTGTGCGCTCGGCGGCCCGGACGGCCGCACGCTGTATGTCTGCGCATCGACCTCGGTGGCACCCACCGACACCGACACCGCACGATCGGGCGCAATACTCGCAGTCGAACTCGAAAAGGAGAAGCCGTGAAGTTCATGTACGCCCTGTGGGGCGCCGGCCTGGATCAGTCCCTGCACGCACCGGAGTTACGCGACGCGCTGCACACCGCCGGCGCGAGCCGTCTGCAGGTCAATGTCGACGATGCCGACGTCGCCCCCACACGTCTGCGCATCACGCACTTCGATACCCCGGTGAACGCGGTGGTCAGCGTCTGGACCGAGACCGAGCCGACCGCAATCTCGGAGTTGCTGGCCGGTACCGCCGACCGCTGTGTGGGCTGGGAGGTCGAGGAAACCGTGCGGTTGGTGCCACCGCCGGTCGCTGACGGAGAACGCACCCCGGCTCTGGCCCAGATCGGATTCCTGCGAATCCCCGCCGAACTCACCCCGGATGAGTGGCTGCACCGCTGGCAGGGACAACACACCACGGTGGCGATCGAAACGCAGGCGACCTTCGGCTACGTGCAGAACCGGGTGGTGCGAACGGTTCTCGGCGACAGCAGGGTCGACGCCCTGGTCGAGGAGCTGTTCCCGATGGCGGCCATGACCGATCCGCACGCCTTCTACGGCAGCGGCGGCGACGAC
Protein-coding regions in this window:
- a CDS encoding TetR/AcrR family transcriptional regulator; protein product: MSEAVEIPGRRPAVQRRSQVTASRVLDAVLEILTESGSQNLTIVAVSERSGVSNGAIYHRFADRRQLLVEAHARFLARLSESSEYRLAPWYSSSDRQLFVAGFVAMFLDAIAANRALLFVFVSLGRDDPDMRAAGVAWSHSFARDFDRVLTERFGCSAAAADTAFRIVYSYAFLPAVFGNDEITSVAMDSTVRAEHLTTAVEAVLERH
- a CDS encoding EthD domain-containing protein, encoding MYALWGAGLDQSLHAPELRDALHTAGASRLQVNVDDADVAPTRLRITHFDTPVNAVVSVWTETEPTAISELLAGTADRCVGWEVEETVRLVPPPVADGERTPALAQIGFLRIPAELTPDEWLHRWQGQHTTVAIETQATFGYVQNRVVRTVLGDSRVDALVEELFPMAAMTDPHAFYGSGGDDAELQRRLGLMVESVTRFGAHTNLDSVPTSRYVWELASQPSR
- a CDS encoding SMP-30/gluconolactonase/LRE family protein, which gives rise to MKVIAEGLTFPECPRWHDNALWFSDQHAGTVFRLVPGQPAEPVLDVAGRPSGLGWTPDGDLLVVSMLNRKLLRYDGQTTTTVADLSPYHRGPSNDMLVDDAGRAYIGDIGFDYYDGGSPTPTKLIRVDPTGEVQVVSGDVLVPNGMALTEGGTRLIVAESLARRLTSFHRDPDGTLSDQQVFADLGRRVPDGICADPTGAVWFASPNSKAVVRVDRTGTETHVLGTDSWYPVACALGGPDGRTLYVCASTSVAPTDTDTARSGAILAVELEKEKP
- a CDS encoding aminotransferase-like domain-containing protein, coding for MVDVQRLLSDIARVAPFVPPQDPVPVTFNFDQGIPSAETFPISTLDHLLSDVLKRDGARALEYVSLDVDGPGDQIVYGNSGYAELVLGSLHLRRELAKWVGERSARTDLGPDSLIITSGSVQAIALAINALVNPGDGVLVEAATFPYALRYAKMRGADIRPVKIDQDGLDPDALELRLKEMRAAGVVPKLLYIVATFQLPTCVSTSEPRRRRILELADEYDFLILEDNIYGDLRYHGEPIPTLLSMDTQGRVMQSHGFSKTVAPALRIGWMAGPEELISGLGSVRQDLGPSLWTCRALAQFVASGGFDKQIDRANDVYRRKLDVAVTAVREHCGPWVTFSVPEGGFYLWLKLSDHVDWREVRRRSAEGGVAFRPGERFMVDSAAADGAGYLRLAYSHVDDDEMRRGIAILGEAIRESVVR